Genomic window (Cellulosilyticum lentocellum DSM 5427):
TACAGGTGCTACAGTAGGTACTAATTGAATCTCTTGGGCAAAAACACATGTATTTGCTAGCCCTATACATAAAGATAAACCTAATACTTTAAAATATCTTTTCATCATTATCTACTCCTTTACATGCTTATATACTATATAGGACGTCACATCATGCAGCAATGTTCCAAAAATAAAGTAAATAATACTAAAAGTTTAAATTAAACAAAAAATAGCCTATACTCCAACAATGAAGTATAGGCTTCTTTTTTATAAAAAAGTTGCGTCAAATAAGTGTCAAACGTCTTCGCCACTACTTGACAAGTATGAATCTATCAAGAGTTCAGCGCTGATAAGGTAGTGGTAGCTAATCCACTACCTTTTACCTCTTTGATGAATCATTTTTGGATGGTTGATTGGAAACTTTGTTGTCTTAAGTTTCCTTGGTACAAAAGATTGCTAGGTTATATAAGTTGTGTGTGTAATCGTATGCCTATGCTGCTTTTTGTACTAAAGTTCACCAAACCTTGTCTTCAAAGCCAATTGATTAGTTGTGTGTGTAATAGCATGGCTTTGCTGACGCTAAGTTAACACTTTATTTTACTAATAAAGATTCACCAGTCATTTCTGCTGGTTTTTCCATTCCCATCATTTCAATTAAAGTTGGAGCGATATCTGCAAGTTTACCGCCTTCTTTAAGTGTTACGCCTTCTTTATAATTAACAAGGACGAATGGTACTGGGTTAGTGGTGTGTGCAGTAAATGCACCACCTGTTTCTGGATCAATCATTTGTTCTGCATTCCCATGGTCTGCACAAATGAAAGCATATCCATTTGTTTCTTCAATGGCAGTAATCACTTTACCTACTGCTGTATCCACAGCTTCAATTGCTTTTTTAGCTGCTTCAAGGTTACCTGTATGACCAACCATATCTGGGTTAGCAAAGTTACAGATAATCACATCATATTTACCACTGCGGATAGCAGCTTCAAGTTTCTCTGTTACTTCTGGTACACTCATTTCTGGTTGTAAGTCATAAGTTGCAACTTTTGGAGATGGTACAAGAATTCTATCTTCTCCTTCGTTAGGATCTTCTTCACCGCCATTGAAGAAGAAAGTAACGTGTGCATATTTTTCTGTTTCTGCAATACGAAGTTGTGTTTTACCATTTTTAGCAAGGAACTCACCAAAAGTATTAGTAAGTTCTTCTGGAACGAAACAAACTTCTGTATTTGGCATTGTAATATCGTATTGTGTGAAAGTCGTAAAGCTATTACCAATACGTTCTCTCTCAAAACCGTTGAATGCTGGGTCACAGAATACACGAGTCATTTCACGTGCACGGTCTGGTCTAAAGTTAAAGAATACTACTGCATCTTCTGCTTTAATAGCACCAATAGCTTTGCCATCTTTTGTAATGACTGTGGGAATAACGAATTCGTCATTGACTTCTTTTGCATAAGAATCAGCCATTACTTGTACAGGATCAGTTCCTTCTTCACCTTTTCCTAAAGCAATTGCATTGTATGCCTTTTCTACACGGTCCCATCTATTATCACGGTCCATTGCATAGTAACGACCTGATAAAGATGCGATTTGTCCTACACCAATTTCTTTCATTTTAGCTACTAATGCTTCAACGAAGCTTTTACCTGATGCAGGTGGTGTATCTCTTCCGTCTAAGAAAGCGTGTACATATACTTTTTCTAAACCTTCTTTTTTAGCCATTTCAAGAAGACCATAAAGGTGCTCGATATGGCTGTGTACACCACCATCTGATAATAAACCAAATAAGTGAAGTGCACTACCGTTTGTTTTACAAACGTTCATTGCTTTTAATAAAGCTTCATTTTTAAAGAATTCCCCATCTTGGATGGCTTTTGTAATACTTGTAAGTTGTTGGTAGACAATACGTCCAGCACCCATATTTAGGTGACCAACTTCTGAATTACCCATTTGTCCATCTGGAAGACCTACAGCCATACCACTAGCATAGCCTTTTACAGTAGGATATTTCTTCATAATGGCATCAATATTTGGTTTGTTAGCTTCGGCAATTGCATTAGCTTCCATGTTTTCATTGATACCGAATCCATCCAGAATGAGTAATAAGGTTGTTTGTTTACTCATTTTTTTGTCCTCCTTCTTATTACTTTTTAGTAGTTAACGATTGAAGTAAATTCAGCTTTAAGAGAAGCACCACCAACAAGGCCACCATCAATGTTACCCATGTTGAATAATTCATTTGCATTACCAGCATTTACGCTACCGCCGTATTGAACACGTACTTCATCAGCAACTTCTTGTCCATAAACTTCAGCAACTACTTCTCTAATGGCTTTACATACCTCTTCAGCTTGAGCTGAAGTAGCTGTTTTACCTGTTCCGATTGCCCAGATTGGTTCATAAGCAATTACTACTTTTTTAGCATCTTCTGCTTTTACATCTTTAAGAGCAACTTTTGTTTGAAGACGTACAAGGTCGATTGTAATGCCTTGTTCTCTTTCTTCTAAACTTTCACCAACACAAAGGATTGGTACTAAGTTATGCTCAATAGCTTTTAATACTTTTTTATTAACTGTTACATCTGTTTCAGCGAAATATTGTCTTCTTTCTGAGTGACCAATAATCACATATTTAACACCAAGCTCTACAAGCATGCTTGGAGCGATTTCACCTGTATAAGCACCATTTTCTTCAAAGTGCATGTTTTGTGCACCTACAGCAATGTTTGTTCCTTTAACTGCATCAAGTACAGCTGGAAGGCATACAAATGGTGGACATACTACTACGTCAACATCAGTTGTATTGATTTCATTTTTTAAAGAATTGATAAGTTCTACAGCTTTAGCTGGAGTCATGTTCATTTTCCAGTTACCAGCAACGATTTTTTTACGCATATAAAAACACTCCTTTAGTTTTTATGGTCTACGTTTTTAGGAATTGGCGTTCACTAAAACGTTTTATGTTTAGCTTTTGTAAGAGATGGCTATACTTTAACAAATAGCCTTAGCTTTTCTTAAAGTATAGCCTTTATTGATTAGCCTAAGGCCAAGTCTTATTTGTTATCAGCTGCTGCTACACCTGGAAGTTCTTTACCTTCTAAGAATTCAAGTGATGCACCACCACCTGTAGAGATGTGGCTCATTTTATCAGCAAAACCAAGACGTTTAACAGCATTTACAGAGTCTCCTCCACCAACTACTGTTGTAGCATCTGCAAGATCAGCTACTGCACCACATACTGCAAGCGTACCAGCTGCAAAGTTTTCAAATTCGAATACACCCATAGGTCCATTCCATACAACTGTTTTAGCTCCAGCTAAAGCATCTTTGTATAACTCGATTGTTTTTGGTCCGATATCGAATCCTGACCAACCAGCTTCGATTGTGTCAACTGTAGCTCTTTCTGTATCGTTAGCAAATGTTTTACCAACTACGTGGTCAACTGGAAGTAAAAGTTTAACACCTTTAGCTTCAGCTTTTTTAACCATTTCTAAAGCATAATCCATTTTGTCTTCTTCAAGAAGAGAGTTACCAACTTCTTGACCTTGAGCTTTAAGGAATGTATAAGCCATACCACCACCGATGATAAGTGTATCTACTTTATCAAGAAGGTTGTTGATTACAGCGATTTTATCAGATACTTTAGCACCACCAAGGATAGCTACGAATGGACGAACTGGATTTTCTACAGCTTCGCCTAAGAATTTAATTTCTTTTTGCATTAAGTAGCCTACTACGTTTTCTTTAGTGAATTTAGTTACACCAACGTTTGAGCAGTGTGCACGGTGAGCTGTACCAAATGCATCATTTACGAATACTTCATTATCGCAAAGAGCTGCGAGTTCTTTAGCATACTCTGCTGCATTTTCATCTTTACCGTATTTTGTTTCTTCTACTCTGTAACGAGTGTTTTGAAGTAATAATACTTCACCCTCTTTAAGGTCAGCAGCTACTTTTTGTGTTTCTGGACCTGTTACTTTAGCATCATCTACGAATTTAACTTCTACGCCAAGTCTTTCTGAAAGAGCAACTGCAACTGGAGCTAAAGATAACTCTGGAACAGCTTCTCCTTTTGGTTTACCAAGGTGTGAGCAAAGGATAACTTTTGCACCTTGATCTAATAATTTTTTAATTGTTGGGATAGCACCATCAATACGGTTGTAGTTTTGGATAACGCCTTCTTTTAAAGGTACGTTGAAATCACAACGAACAAGGACTTTTTTGCCTTGAAGATTTGTTAAATCATCTACTGTTTTTTTGTTTAACATGAGAATATCTCCTTTCGAATTTTCCATTATTTAGTATTTAAAGATAGCTAAAAAGGCCCGGTCCTATAAGTCTAACCTACAAGACCGGACCCTGTTAGGATCTTATAATAACTTCATGATTAATTTATTAAAAATTAAGCAAGTTCAGCGAAGTATTTGATTGTTCTAACCATTTGGCTTGTGTATGAATTTTCATTGTCATACCAAGAAACAACTTGTACTTGAGAAGTACCATTGTCAAGGTTAATTACCATTGTTTGTGTAGCATCGAATAATGATCCGAAGTTGATACCAACGATATCAGATGATACTAATTCTTCTTCAGTGTAACCGAAAGATGCATCAGAAGCTGCTTTCATAGCTGCATTGATTTCTTCTTTAGTTACTTTACCTTCAACGATTGCTGTAAGGATAGTTGTTGAACCTGTTGGAACTGGTACACGTTGAGCAGAACCGATTAATTTTCCGTTTAATGATGGAATAACTAAACCGATAGCTTTAGCAGCACCTGTTGAGTTTGGAACGATGTTTACAGCAGCTGCACGAGCTCTTCTGAAATCACCTTTTCTATGTGGACCGTCAAGAACCATTTGGTCACCTGTGTAAGCGTGGATTGTTGACATAATACCAGATTTAATTGGTGCTAAGTTATTAAGTGCATTAGCCATTGGAGCTAAACAGTTAGTTGTACAAGAAGCTGCAGAAATGATTGTATCTTCTTTTGTTAAGATATTTTCGTTAACACCGAATACAACTGTTGGAAGGTCATTACCAGCTGGAGCTGAGATAACAACTTTTTTAGCACCTGCATCAATGTGAGCTTGTGATTTAGCTTTTGTTACATAGAAACCTGTACATTCAAGTACTACGTCTACGTCTAATTCTCCCCATGGAAGTTCTTTAGCATCAGCTTTAGCGTAGATTTTGATTTCTTTACCATTAACAATGATTGAATCTTCTGTAGCTTCAACTGTTCCGTTGTATCTACCTTGAGAAGAATCATATTTTAATAAGTGTGCTAACATTGCTGGGTTAGTTAAATCGTTGATTGCTACGATTTCATAACCTTCTGCTCCGAACATTTGTCTGAAAGCAAGACGTCCAATACGTCCAAATCCATTAATCGCTACTTTTACTGCCATTATTGGTTCCTCCTTGAAATAATCATTTTTTTAATTTTATATTCAAATCGCCGATAATAGTATGTACTAGACCTGACGATATGATACCTGTTTCATTTTACCATCTATTCCTTGGGAATGCTATGGTAAATGTTAATTATTTAACCTTTAACGGCTAAGTGATTTAAAATCGCTGTAGCTGCATCCTCATCTACAATAAGATAACCTTCTTGAAGAAGTGACCTTGTGGCTAAAATGGCTTCTGCTTTACTCTTGCCACCAGCTACTGCAATACGAATAGGAATTTTCTTTGCCATATCTGGCGCCACACCTATCACCTCTGAAGCATAAACAACTTGTCCTTCTGCATTAAAATAATGTCTAAATGCCTCAGCTACTGCCGTCTTTTGCTCTAATAGATTAAGTACCTCTTGTGGTTCTTTACGATGTTTTGCCATTTTTAGGGCATTACCTATTCCAAATATAATCATATCTGTTTTCCCTAGTTTTTGCAATAATTTTTCTATTTGTGGTTCGTTTTTTATTAGGCTAATCGATTGATGACTAAGGTTGTCAGGGATTGTTAAAATCTCATACATACCACCTAATTTATTGGCTAATTCTACTGCAATGGTGTTAGCATGAAGCTCTACTCTTTGACCCACACTTCCTCTAGCAGGCAAGACATGTAAATTCTCATAATGCTGCTGACTCTTAGGCATATAATGTACCATGTTAGCCATGGTGGTTCCACCAGTAATGGCTATGGTCGTATGTGCAGTTAACATTTCTTCTAATAAACTGCTAACAGCAAAGCCAAGACTTGTTTTCGTTTCTTCATCTTGCTCTAGGTTACCTTTTAAAATAATGGCACGTTTTAAACCAAGCTTTTCTTTAAGTTCTTCTTCCTGCCTTGTAAGTGCTTCTAAATAGTGGAGTGGAAGATATAAAGTATTTAAAACCTCTTCTCCAGGCTTCGTAATAATAATGCCTTGCACTGTAACAGCTACTAGTCCGTTTTGTGCTAATTTATCTACTTCTCCTCTAATCGTGCGTTCTGAAAGTGCTAGATGAGTCGTTAAGCTTCTTCTACCAATAGGCCCTTTTTGCATAATGGTTTGCAGTAAAGCATAACGTACTTTAAATAACTCTATGGCTTCTGGAAGTAGTTTTTCTACTGCTACAATCTTATTTTGCATGTCGATGCTCCTCGGGAACATTTTTGTCCCATATTTTAGCTTTCTGTCCCACATCTTTATTGTATATAACTTCCTACAATTAATCAATCTTTTTATGCCATATTTTTATTTTTTTATGATAGATTTTAGTTTTTAACATTACTTACCATTTCTAGTTGTTTCAAGGTTTTGCTTTATGTCGACCTCTCAGGTATAGTTTGAAATAGCTTAATTAAAAATGATATTAAGACAAATAAAAAAAGATGTCTCATTTTGTAGACATCTTTTTTATCAAGAAGTTTATTCTTTATTTATGCAATAGGATGAAGATTCAATTCTTCTGTTGTTAATGACCTATTTTCATCTAAAATGGTTTGTGCAATATTAGAGGCATGGTCTGAAATACGTTCCACATTACTAACTGTATCTAAGAACACAATACCGGCCAAAGAGTCACAAGTATTAGAAGCAAGACGTTTCATATGACGAGAACGTAATTTTGCTTCCATGGCATCTACACTCTCTTCTAATGGTAATGCATTTTTTGCAATGGTCTTATCTCCAAACTCGTAGGCTTGAAGTGATAATTCAAAGCATTTAATAGCTGTATCTGTAATCTCTTTAAGCTCATCTATAGCTGTTTTAGAAAAATTCAAGTCTTTTTCAATTAAGCTTTGCGCCAATTCTGCGATGTTTTCTGCATGGTCACCAACACGTTCAATGTCACTTACAGTATGGAATAATCCTGTAATAACTGTATGTTCATGTTCCGAAAGAGAAACATTACTTAATTTAACGAGGTAATGATTAATGCCGTGTTGCAATTGGTTGATAATTTTTTCGCGGTCGAAAACTTCTTGTATTTTCTTTTCATCCTTATCAAATAATGCTTGTACTGCTACTTTTGCATTTTGTTCTGCAATATTACCCATACGTACGACTTCTTTAACTGCATTTTCTACAGCAAAGGTTGGTGTTTCGAGGATACGCTCATCCAGATGCTGAAGTTCTCCTTCTTCAGCCGTATCATTCCCTGGAATAATATGTTCAGCCAGATAAACAAGTACACTTGCAAATGGGAATAATAAAAAGGTATTAAGCACATTAAATATAGTGTGAACCATACTAATATGTGTCACTTCAATACTCACAGAACCTAATTCTGGTGCTACAAACTTGAAACCAATGAGTGCTAGAATTGCAAACAGAATTGAGCCCAATAAGTTAAATAAGAAGTGAACTGTAGCTGCTCTTTTAGCATTTTTACTAGCACCTATACTAGAAAGGATGGCAGTAATACAAGTTCCTATGTTTTGTCCTAAAATAATGTAAATCGCTGAATCCCAAGGTACAAGGGCAGCTGTCGCTAACGCCTGCAGAATACCAACAGAAGCTGAAGAGCTTTGGATAACCGCTGTTACAAGAGCACCTGTCAAAATACCTAATAGTGGATTTTTACCTAATATGATAAAGGCATTTTTAATTTCTTCTAATCCACTTAGTGGTTTAGCTGCATTACTCATCATATCAAGTCCTAAAAATAAAGCACCAAAGCCAAAAATAATTTGACCAATATGTTTTGCACTTTGTTTCTTAGCAAACATTGTCATAACGACACCAATAATAATACAAATTGGGGCTAGAACAGATGGTTTTAAGAAACTTGTCCATTCTCCTAAAGAAACAATCCATGCCGTAACAGTTGTTCCTATATTCGCTCCCATAATAACACCTACAGCTTGTTTAAGGGACATTAAACCTGCGTTAACAAATCCAACGACCATAACCGTAGTAGCTGACGAACTTTGTATCAGAGCTGTAACACCTGCACCTACTAATACACCTAAAAAGCGATTATTAGTAAGAACTCCTAACAAATTCTTCATTCTGCTACCAGCTGCTTTTTGTAGACCTTCTCCCATATACTCCATACCGAAGAGAAATAATCCAAAGCCTCCTAAGAAGCCTAGGGCCACATTAAGCCAGTTTATATCATTCATCATTATCCTCCCAAGGTTGTTTTACATTCAGACTCATTTTATCATCATCTTTTTTGATAAACAAGTTCTATTTTTAATTTCATAAAAAAATTTTTTTCTAGCTATTTTGACTTTTTTCATGTTTCCTTGTAATATCTAAGGTTAGCCATTTTAAAAGAGGCATTCTTTTTTTGTCTAAGGTAGGATTATTGATATGATTTTATTCTTCACTGGCTAAAATTCTATTTTCATCTAAAATAAGCATGGCGATATTGGAAGCATGATCTGAAATACGCTCTACATTACTAATCATGTCCAAAAAGAGAATACCTGCTAAAGGATCGCAGCGCTCTTCTACTAAACGCTTCATATGTCTAGAACGTAATTTTTCTTCTAACTTATCTACTTGCATTTCTAATGGTAAGACTTGTTGCGCTATACTTCTATCACTAAATTCATAAGCTTTAAGCGCTGTTTCAAAACAATTCAGTGCTATGCTAGAAATATCTTTTAATTCTTTTTGTGCCTGCTCTGAAAATTTCAAGTCTTGTTCTTTTAAACTAACTGCTAACTCTGCAATATTATCCGCATGATCACCTACACGTTCAATATCACTTACCATATGAAAGAGTCCTGTTACTGTTAAATGTTCTTTCTCAGAAAGTGAGGCATTACTTAATTTAACAAGATACATGTTAATACTTTGTTGCATAGCATTAATGCTTCTTTCTCTATCAAATACTTGCTGTATTTTCTTTTCATCTCTTTCAAAAAGAGCATTAATAGCTGTATCTACATTTTGAGATGCAATACGTCCCATACGAATAACTTCTTTAATAGCATTTTCAATAGCAAAGGATGGTGTTTCTATAATTCTTTCATCTAAATGTTGTAAACCTTCTTCAGACTGTTCCTTTCCTTTAATAATGTGTTCAGCCAGATATACCAGCGTACCTGCGAAAGGAAAAAGTATTAATGTATTAAGTAAATTAAAGGTCGTATGAACAATACTAATATCTGTAACATTAATTAATATATTTTGGTATTGTGGTACAAGAAATTGAAAAGCTATAATTGCCAAAATCATAAATATAACAGAGCCAATCAAATTAAATAAAAAGTGGATAAAAGCAGCTCTTTTTGCATTTACACCTGCACCTATGCTTGATAAAAGAGCAGTCACACAGGTACCAATATTTTGTCCTAAAATAATATAAATAGCCGAACTCCAAGGCACAAGCCCCGCCAGTGCTAATGCTTGAAGAATGCCTACTGAAGCCGAAGAACTTTGTATAATAGCCGTTACCACAGCTCCGGTTAGAATACCCAAGAAAGGATTACTACCAAGCACCACAAACAGATTGCGTACACCTTCTAGTCCACTTAGGGGTTTAGCTGCACCACTCATCATATCAAGTCCTAAAAATAAACCACCAAAACCAAATAAGATTTGTCCTATAGACCTTGCTTGTGACTTCTTAGCAAACATCATTAAACCAACACCTGCGACAATAAAAATCGGTGCTAATACAGAAGGCTTTAAAAACTGGGTCCACTCACCTAAGGAGACAATCCACGCTGTTACCGTAGTTCCTATATTAGCTCCCATAATCACACCTACAGCTTGGGTTAAAGACATAAGCCCTGCATTTACAAAACCTACTATCATAACTGTAGTTGCCGATGAACTTTGTATCAAAGCTGTTACACCCGCTCCTACAAGCACACCTAAGAAACGGTTACTAGTAAGGATACCTAGTAAGTTTTTCATCTTGCTACCGGCCGCTTTTTGAAGACCTTTCCCCATAAATTCCATGCCAAATAAGAAGAGGCCAAAGCCTCCTAAAAAATTTAAACCCAATTCAAGCCAATTTATTTCTGCCATACAATCCTCCGGTTAAATACGATTTATAGTTAATATTTCACATCCGGCAATTTTTATAACTTTTTTTGAAATAAATATGAAAATAAAAAACAAGTAATGAACAGGATTAATCTTTTTCCTGCTATTACTTGTTTTAATATCTAAGCTTTTATTTTATTATTTAAACCTTTTTTCTTATAAAATCGTTCCGCCACCAATAAGCTTGTCCCCATCATAAAGTACAAGCGCTTGTCCAGGCGTAATGGCACGTTGCTTCTCATCAAAGATACACTGAATTGTATCTTCATCTATCATTTTTATCGTACAAGGTTGTGGTGCTTGATTGTATCTGATCTTACCTAAACAGTGCATTTCACCCTCTAAGTGTTCAAAAGGCATGAAATTAACTTGATTAGCCGTTACCGTTGTATCAAATAAATCCTCATTATCTCCAATAACCACTTCATTGGTTTTTTGATTAATACGTTGTACAAAGCCTGGTTTGCCTAAAGATAAACCTAAGCCTTTTCTTTGGCCAATGGTATAATGAATAATCCCTTTATGTTTACCTAATACTTTGCCGTCTTTATTAACAAAATTACCTACTACTGGTTTTTTGCCGGTCTCTTCTTCAATATATTTTGCATAGTTATTGTCTGGTACAAAACAAATTTCTTGACTATCTGGTTTAGTAGCCACAGCAAGTCCTATTTCTTTTGCAATAGCTCTTACCTCATCCTTTGTATAGTCTCCTAAAGGCATTAAAGTATGAGCTAATTGATGCTGTGTTAAATTATAAAGGGCATAAGTTTGGTCCTTTGCTAAAGTTTTTGACTGTTTAAGACTATAACGTCCTGTTACTTCATCTCTGATGACTCTAGCGTAGTGACCTGTTGCAATATAATCTGCTCCTATTTGCAATGCTTTTTGTAGCATAGATTCCCACTTCACATAGCGATTACATGCAATACAAGGATTAGGTGTTCGTGCATTTTGGTATTCATCTAAAAAGTAATCTATGACATGCTTTTTAAAATCACTTCTAAAGTTAACTACATAGTGAGGTATATCAAGCTTTTGGCAAACTCTTCTTGCATCATCTACAGCGGAGAGGCCACAGCAACCACCATCACTGTCTTCAGGCGCTCCTTCTTGCCAGATTTGCATAGTCATCCCAATGACTTCATAGCCTTGCTCTTTTAAAAGATACGCCGTAACCGAGCTATCTACGCCCCCTGACATACCTACTACTACTTTCTTCTTAGTCGTTTCACTCATTAGCAACAACCAGAACCTTCTTCATGATCGTGGTCGTGATGATCATGGTCATGTACGTCTGCTACTGGTTCTTTTAATCCTTCAATAGTAATATTGTTCTTTTTCGCATAATCCCAAAGTGCTGCGTGAAGTGATTCTTCTGCAAGTAGTGAACAGTGCATTTTTACTGGTGGAAGGCCATCTAGAGCTTCTGCTACTGATTTATTTGTAATCTTTAAAGCTTCTTCAATGGTTTTGCCAATAACAAGTTCTGTTGCCATTGAACTTGTTGCTACAGCTGCACCACAACCAAATGTCTTAAATTTAGCATCTTTAATAATACCATCTTCTATTTGAAGATATACTTTCATAATATCTCCGCATTTTGCATTTCCTACTGTACCAACACCACTAGCATTTTCAATTTCACCAACATTTCTTGGATTCATAAAATGATCCATAACTTTTTCACTATACATATTTTTCACCTCTTATGATTAATAAGTTTTATGAGCCTTTGTATCTCTCGTTTCTAAATACTCATTCTGTACTTTTACTATTTATTCTTCATTGTATTTCTTAATTTTTTATTCTTACTTCTTTCAACTATATCTTTTTAACTCTTCATTCTTATTTATTAATTCTTCATTGCATTCTTAACTTCTTCCCAAAGTGGAGACATATCTCTCATTCTTTGAACAATAGCTGGCATTTTTTCAAGTACTACATCGATTTCTTCTTCTGTGTTTTGTACACCTAAAGTAAATCTAATAGAACCATGTGCTTTTTCGTGTGGAATACCTAAAGCTAAAAGTACATGGGAAGGATCAAGAGAGCCTGATGTACAAGCTGATCCACTAGATGCTGCAATACCATTCATATCAAGTAGAAGCAAAAGTGACTCACCTTCTACATATTCTACACCAATATTAGCATTATTAGCCAAACGCTTTGTTGGATGTCCATTTAATTTACAATAAGGTATAGATTCTAGTAAACCTTTAATAAGTTTGTCACGAAGTTTTGTCATTTTTTCAATCTTCGCGTCAAAGTCTGTATAAGTTAACTCCATTGCTTTAGCAAGACCTACGATACCCGGTACATTTTCTGTACCTGCGCGGCGTCCTCTTTCTTGCCCACCACCATGGATTAAGTTTTCAAGTTTTAGGCCTCTTTTAATGAATAAGACACCCATTCCTTTTGGGCCATTGATTTTGTGACCTGATAAAGAAAGTAAATCAATGTTTTGGTCTTTCACATCAATTCTCACTTGACCTACAGCTTGCACAGCATCTGTATGGAAAGGGATTTTGTGTGCTTTAGCAACAGCACCAATTTCTTTAATTGGCATAATGGTACCAATTTCATTATTAGCGTACATGATGCTAATTAAAATAGTTGTATCTTTGATAGCTGCTTCTACCGCTTCTGGGCTTACTAAACCATTATCATCTACATCTAGATAAGTCACCTCGTAGCCGTGCTTTTCTAGATATTCACAAGTATGAAGGACTGCATGATGTTCGATTTTAGTAGTAATAATATGATTACCTTTATTTTTATGAGCTTCTGCAATTCCTTTAATTGCCCAGTTATCTGCTTCTGAACCACCACTAGTAAAGAATATCTCATTTGTTTGTGACCCAATATATTTAGCAATTGTTTCTCTTGATTCATCAAGAGCTTTTTTATTCATTTGAGCAATTTGATAAACGCTAGATGGGTTACCAAAGCTTTCTGTAAAATAAGGAAGCATTGCTTCAACGACTTCTTTACGTACAGGGGTTGTTGCTGCATTATCAAGATATATTTTATTCATTTTATGACCTCCCTTAAATCTTCTTAAATGTAGTAACTTTGCGCTGCATTTTCATTGATTTTTTCATAATCAGCCATAAGCTGATCTAAGGTAATATTATCGACTACTCGGTCAATACTATCCCTTATTTTTTCCCAAACTGATTTAGTTACACATTTACCATCTAAAAAGCAATGTGTATCACCATCTTTACAAGTACAATCTGTAGGAGCTAAAGACCCTTCTAGAGCTCTTAAAACCTCGCCGATTGTAATCTCTTCTGGTGGCTTTGCTAAAGCATAACCACCTTGGGCGCCTCTTTGGCTTATCACCAATTTATTTTTCTTAAGGAGTGCCATAAGCTGCTCCAAATAATTTTCTGACATTGAAAGCCTCTCTGCTATGCTTTTAAGAGATATGTGTTTTTCCTTTGAATAAACACCTAAATCCACCATA
Coding sequences:
- a CDS encoding sugar-binding transcriptional regulator: MQNKIVAVEKLLPEAIELFKVRYALLQTIMQKGPIGRRSLTTHLALSERTIRGEVDKLAQNGLVAVTVQGIIITKPGEEVLNTLYLPLHYLEALTRQEEELKEKLGLKRAIILKGNLEQDEETKTSLGFAVSSLLEEMLTAHTTIAITGGTTMANMVHYMPKSQQHYENLHVLPARGSVGQRVELHANTIAVELANKLGGMYEILTIPDNLSHQSISLIKNEPQIEKLLQKLGKTDMIIFGIGNALKMAKHRKEPQEVLNLLEQKTAVAEAFRHYFNAEGQVVYASEVIGVAPDMAKKIPIRIAVAGGKSKAEAILATRSLLQEGYLIVDEDAATAILNHLAVKG
- a CDS encoding phosphoglycerate kinase, encoding MLNKKTVDDLTNLQGKKVLVRCDFNVPLKEGVIQNYNRIDGAIPTIKKLLDQGAKVILCSHLGKPKGEAVPELSLAPVAVALSERLGVEVKFVDDAKVTGPETQKVAADLKEGEVLLLQNTRYRVEETKYGKDENAAEYAKELAALCDNEVFVNDAFGTAHRAHCSNVGVTKFTKENVVGYLMQKEIKFLGEAVENPVRPFVAILGGAKVSDKIAVINNLLDKVDTLIIGGGMAYTFLKAQGQEVGNSLLEEDKMDYALEMVKKAEAKGVKLLLPVDHVVGKTFANDTERATVDTIEAGWSGFDIGPKTIELYKDALAGAKTVVWNGPMGVFEFENFAAGTLAVCGAVADLADATTVVGGGDSVNAVKRLGFADKMSHISTGGGASLEFLEGKELPGVAAADNK
- the tpiA gene encoding triose-phosphate isomerase; translated protein: MRKKIVAGNWKMNMTPAKAVELINSLKNEINTTDVDVVVCPPFVCLPAVLDAVKGTNIAVGAQNMHFEENGAYTGEIAPSMLVELGVKYVIIGHSERRQYFAETDVTVNKKVLKAIEHNLVPILCVGESLEEREQGITIDLVRLQTKVALKDVKAEDAKKVVIAYEPIWAIGTGKTATSAQAEEVCKAIREVVAEVYGQEVADEVRVQYGGSVNAGNANELFNMGNIDGGLVGGASLKAEFTSIVNY
- the gpmI gene encoding 2,3-bisphosphoglycerate-independent phosphoglycerate mutase translates to MSKQTTLLLILDGFGINENMEANAIAEANKPNIDAIMKKYPTVKGYASGMAVGLPDGQMGNSEVGHLNMGAGRIVYQQLTSITKAIQDGEFFKNEALLKAMNVCKTNGSALHLFGLLSDGGVHSHIEHLYGLLEMAKKEGLEKVYVHAFLDGRDTPPASGKSFVEALVAKMKEIGVGQIASLSGRYYAMDRDNRWDRVEKAYNAIALGKGEEGTDPVQVMADSYAKEVNDEFVIPTVITKDGKAIGAIKAEDAVVFFNFRPDRAREMTRVFCDPAFNGFERERIGNSFTTFTQYDITMPNTEVCFVPEELTNTFGEFLAKNGKTQLRIAETEKYAHVTFFFNGGEEDPNEGEDRILVPSPKVATYDLQPEMSVPEVTEKLEAAIRSGKYDVIICNFANPDMVGHTGNLEAAKKAIEAVDTAVGKVITAIEETNGYAFICADHGNAEQMIDPETGGAFTAHTTNPVPFVLVNYKEGVTLKEGGKLADIAPTLIEMMGMEKPAEMTGESLLVK
- the gap gene encoding type I glyceraldehyde-3-phosphate dehydrogenase; this translates as MAVKVAINGFGRIGRLAFRQMFGAEGYEIVAINDLTNPAMLAHLLKYDSSQGRYNGTVEATEDSIIVNGKEIKIYAKADAKELPWGELDVDVVLECTGFYVTKAKSQAHIDAGAKKVVISAPAGNDLPTVVFGVNENILTKEDTIISAASCTTNCLAPMANALNNLAPIKSGIMSTIHAYTGDQMVLDGPHRKGDFRRARAAAVNIVPNSTGAAKAIGLVIPSLNGKLIGSAQRVPVPTGSTTILTAIVEGKVTKEEINAAMKAASDASFGYTEEELVSSDIVGINFGSLFDATQTMVINLDNGTSQVQVVSWYDNENSYTSQMVRTIKYFAELA